The following coding sequences are from one Paenibacillus tundrae window:
- a CDS encoding hydrolase/acyltransferase: protein MPTMRYVILQLEQQLQFVEMPADYAYQLSALNLRLHKEINKLTAPNVPVLPRAIAECDQLDLLDEQLSIVGGLDYINALEHSFAELHESHYPLISLLTEIRALQAQLEQWYEEEMETL from the coding sequence ATGCCTACAATGCGCTACGTCATCCTGCAACTGGAACAACAATTACAATTTGTAGAAATGCCTGCCGATTATGCTTATCAGCTCAGCGCCCTTAATCTGCGCCTACACAAAGAGATCAATAAACTCACCGCACCCAACGTACCCGTTCTGCCCCGAGCAATTGCCGAATGTGACCAACTGGATCTGCTGGATGAACAACTCTCTATTGTTGGAGGTCTAGACTATATCAACGCGCTTGAGCATAGTTTTGCCGAATTACATGAGAGCCATTATCCGTTAATTTCCTTACTCACTGAGATTCGAGCACTTCAAGCTCAATTAGAACAATGGTATGAAGAAGAGATGGAAACGCTATAA
- a CDS encoding SprT family protein, with product MENEELQQWIEQVSLDHFGVPFTHEALFNRRLTTTGGRYMLKSHRIEINPHQLEVYGREEVEKIIKHELCHYHLHIRGRGYQHRDPEFKALLQKVGGSRFCQSLPGSKGRKPLPYRYKLVCKSCGTEYLRKRKVDPKRYRCGRCAGKLKMVDL from the coding sequence ATGGAGAATGAAGAACTACAACAATGGATTGAACAGGTATCCTTAGATCATTTCGGGGTTCCGTTCACCCATGAGGCGTTGTTTAATCGGCGGTTAACGACTACGGGTGGACGATATATGCTTAAGAGTCATCGGATTGAGATCAATCCGCATCAGCTTGAAGTGTATGGGAGAGAAGAAGTCGAGAAGATTATTAAACATGAGCTCTGTCATTATCATCTGCATATTCGTGGACGTGGTTATCAGCACCGTGATCCTGAATTCAAGGCTTTATTACAAAAGGTTGGCGGATCTCGCTTCTGCCAGTCTCTTCCCGGCAGTAAGGGTCGGAAGCCGCTACCTTATCGTTATAAATTGGTATGTAAGAGCTGTGGTACTGAATATTTACGCAAACGAAAAGTAGACCCCAAGCGTTACCGTTGCGGACGATGTGCAGGTAAACTAAAGATGGTAGACCTGTAA
- a CDS encoding ArsR/SmtB family transcription factor, which yields MSTYPNITIIASLIADPSRAIFLEALLDGRALPAGELAYMAKVTPQTASNHLSKLVEGGLLVVEKQGRHRYYRLANQEIAFLIESMANIAPPVQVRSLKQSDQLRHLSFARTCYGHLAGKLGIALCEALLREGYLIEPQDEENKDFTITTKGYDWFASFGIELQVKPGSRRALARKCLDWSERRHHLSGLLGEQLNRRLSQLDWTRQMKGSRSVELTETGKKGLYEALNISF from the coding sequence ATGAGTACATATCCGAATATAACGATTATTGCGTCATTAATTGCTGATCCAAGTCGCGCCATCTTCTTAGAAGCATTGCTGGATGGACGAGCTTTACCTGCAGGCGAACTTGCTTATATGGCTAAAGTTACTCCCCAGACAGCAAGTAATCATCTGAGCAAATTGGTCGAGGGCGGGTTATTGGTCGTTGAGAAACAAGGCAGACATCGCTATTACCGTTTGGCCAATCAAGAGATTGCTTTTTTGATCGAGTCCATGGCCAACATTGCCCCTCCTGTACAAGTACGTTCACTCAAACAATCTGATCAACTGCGTCATCTGAGCTTCGCTAGAACTTGTTACGGTCACTTGGCTGGAAAGCTGGGAATCGCCCTGTGTGAGGCTTTGCTGCGTGAGGGATATTTAATTGAGCCACAAGACGAGGAAAACAAAGACTTTACGATTACAACGAAAGGATACGACTGGTTTGCCTCGTTTGGAATCGAGCTTCAGGTCAAACCCGGATCACGCCGTGCGCTGGCTCGTAAATGTCTGGATTGGAGCGAACGACGACACCACCTTTCCGGCTTGCTCGGAGAACAATTGAACCGTCGATTATCTCAACTAGACTGGACACGACAAATGAAGGGAAGTCGCTCCGTTGAATTAACAGAGACAGGTAAGAAAGGGCTATACGAAGCACTCAACATTTCCTTTTAA
- a CDS encoding flavin reductase family protein → MKQEQPQLQQQSQEPQPKYERLEQSNGEQEPSSNNDVYPQHIGDTHDTETIQPSILYYGTPVMMLSTLNEDGSTNLSPLSSSWALGDCLVLGIGIQGKAYENLIRHPECVVNLPEASMWKQVEVLGKFTGVTPVPEAKQQMGYTFCQDKFNATELTPQNSVEVVPQRIAECPIQIEASVQHIRIPEHTPYMAIVEVKAMKVHAHSKIISGTNKINPEAWRPLIYNFRHYYGLGAKCGENFRADKV, encoded by the coding sequence ATGAAGCAGGAACAACCACAACTACAGCAACAATCGCAGGAACCGCAACCCAAATATGAGCGCCTTGAACAATCAAATGGAGAACAAGAACCAAGCTCCAACAACGACGTATATCCACAACATATAGGAGATACGCATGATACGGAAACGATACAACCGAGTATTTTATACTATGGTACCCCAGTGATGATGCTTAGCACGCTTAATGAGGACGGTTCGACTAATTTATCCCCGTTATCTTCTTCTTGGGCATTAGGGGATTGTCTCGTACTTGGTATCGGGATTCAAGGGAAGGCATACGAGAATTTGATACGACACCCAGAGTGTGTTGTTAACCTACCGGAAGCTTCGATGTGGAAACAAGTTGAGGTGTTGGGGAAATTCACAGGGGTAACTCCAGTACCTGAGGCCAAGCAACAGATGGGCTATACATTTTGTCAGGATAAATTTAACGCTACAGAACTTACACCTCAGAATTCAGTCGAGGTTGTGCCACAGCGAATTGCAGAATGCCCGATCCAGATTGAGGCTTCTGTCCAGCACATTCGTATTCCGGAGCATACACCCTATATGGCTATTGTGGAAGTGAAGGCGATGAAAGTTCATGCTCATTCCAAGATCATCTCAGGCACAAACAAAATTAATCCCGAGGCATGGCGACCGCTTATCTATAACTTCCGGCATTATTATGGGCTTGGAGCGAAGTGTGGAGAGAACTTCCGGGCGGACAAGGTGTAA
- a CDS encoding Cof-type HAD-IIB family hydrolase yields the protein MKLFATDLDGTLLNRDSQISPENAAAIHRAQQEGLRVTIATGRVYSDVVNISLEGGIKTPVIGSNGATIHDENGERLFHLPLERETAASVMQWLEDHDCYYEASTQQGIYAPINSHNAMLAEMDRILGASPSEDVARLIRAVKKHYDKKDYHRVNSHQEIPAEAHIYNIMAFSMNPDQLREGRQYFAARSDVAMVVSSEHNFEMQHPDVSKGNALSKLAAHLNIAMEDTVSIGDNFNDVSMLQMAGLGIAMGNAEPEIKALAKAITLTNVEHGVAHAIYSVLEGKPINPPAGVSEGNL from the coding sequence ATGAAATTGTTTGCTACAGATTTAGATGGAACGTTATTGAACAGAGACAGCCAGATTAGCCCTGAGAACGCAGCCGCAATTCACCGTGCACAGCAAGAAGGTCTACGGGTGACAATTGCAACAGGTCGCGTGTATTCCGATGTTGTTAATATTTCTCTAGAAGGAGGAATTAAAACACCGGTTATCGGTTCAAATGGCGCAACCATCCATGATGAGAATGGAGAACGTCTCTTCCACCTCCCATTGGAACGCGAAACAGCTGCCTCTGTTATGCAATGGCTGGAGGATCACGATTGCTATTATGAAGCCTCCACGCAGCAGGGGATCTATGCTCCAATCAACAGTCATAACGCGATGCTTGCCGAGATGGATCGCATTCTAGGTGCAAGCCCTAGCGAAGACGTTGCACGCCTCATCCGAGCTGTTAAGAAGCATTACGACAAGAAGGATTACCACCGCGTGAACTCACATCAGGAAATCCCTGCAGAAGCACACATCTACAATATTATGGCCTTCTCCATGAATCCGGATCAATTACGTGAAGGTAGACAATACTTTGCAGCACGTTCGGATGTCGCGATGGTTGTATCTTCTGAACACAACTTCGAGATGCAGCATCCTGATGTATCCAAAGGTAATGCCTTGTCTAAGCTTGCAGCTCACCTAAACATTGCTATGGAAGATACCGTCTCGATCGGGGACAACTTCAATGACGTATCCATGTTGCAAATGGCAGGGCTCGGAATCGCGATGGGCAACGCAGAACCGGAAATTAAAGCACTAGCTAAAGCTATCACATTGACCAATGTAGAGCACGGCGTAGCTCATGCTATCTATTCCGTGCTTGAAGGTAAGCCGATCAATCCACCAGCAGGTGTTAGCGAAGGCAATCTGTAA
- a CDS encoding DeoR/GlpR family DNA-binding transcription regulator, which translates to MFQEERMQLIIEHLRKHNRISVEEIGSLFDVSRDTARRDLIKLEEQDSIIRTRGGAILPSPPQEFRSYKDRLLYVSEEKRAIGKLAAAIVRQGENIILDASTTVQACAENLNGKSCTVITNSMHSADLLSNHASVEIRLLGGKVDKEQRYVYGAPVIETLSHYYVDKSFIGIGGLTMDGFSASEEEGKIKYRMMQAAKQVIVLADHSKFNKRYGYRFADWSLVDILITNQWPSPEWRTFLAEQQVEILIPEPTEDKEL; encoded by the coding sequence TTGTTTCAAGAGGAACGCATGCAGCTTATTATAGAACACTTACGTAAACACAATCGCATCTCTGTCGAGGAGATCGGTTCACTCTTTGACGTATCCCGGGACACCGCTCGTAGAGATCTCATTAAGCTTGAAGAGCAGGATAGCATTATCCGGACGCGTGGCGGCGCGATTCTCCCCTCTCCTCCGCAAGAATTCAGATCCTACAAAGACCGCTTACTCTATGTCTCAGAGGAAAAAAGAGCCATTGGCAAACTTGCTGCAGCTATCGTTCGTCAAGGTGAGAATATCATTCTGGATGCCTCAACTACAGTGCAAGCCTGTGCCGAGAATCTCAACGGTAAATCCTGCACTGTCATTACGAACTCCATGCATTCAGCTGACCTTCTCTCCAATCATGCCTCCGTCGAAATTCGTTTGCTTGGTGGTAAAGTTGATAAAGAGCAACGCTATGTTTATGGCGCTCCTGTGATTGAAACCCTCTCTCACTATTATGTAGACAAATCTTTTATCGGCATTGGTGGTCTTACCATGGATGGCTTCAGTGCCTCCGAAGAAGAAGGCAAGATTAAATACCGTATGATGCAAGCAGCCAAACAAGTTATTGTACTCGCAGACCATTCTAAGTTTAACAAACGTTATGGTTATCGCTTTGCCGATTGGTCTCTAGTAGACATATTAATTACGAACCAATGGCCATCGCCGGAATGGCGTACTTTTCTAGCCGAACAACAAGTCGAGATTCTCATTCCTGAACCTACAGAAGATAAGGAGTTGTAA
- a CDS encoding helix-turn-helix domain-containing protein, with the protein MQSIYERIEHLIAERGMTKKAFCQQLKISTGNLGDWKRGKSTPSTNKLIEIAAFFDVSLDWLMIGRPSKEAMVREKREDYFFDVLRQLNCQESELTTEEQSFISEYIEFTRYRKSKESRNTQDFRYEQERKTEEDESL; encoded by the coding sequence ATGCAGTCAATATATGAGCGAATTGAACACCTGATTGCTGAACGAGGAATGACGAAGAAGGCTTTCTGTCAACAACTGAAGATTAGTACGGGTAATTTGGGTGATTGGAAACGTGGGAAATCCACGCCGAGTACGAATAAGCTGATTGAGATCGCTGCGTTTTTTGATGTGAGTCTGGACTGGCTCATGATTGGTCGTCCGTCGAAGGAAGCGATGGTACGGGAAAAACGAGAGGATTATTTTTTTGACGTGTTGCGGCAATTGAATTGCCAAGAGAGTGAATTGACGACTGAAGAGCAGTCTTTTATTAGTGAATACATTGAGTTTACCCGCTACCGTAAATCGAAGGAGAGCCGGAATACGCAGGATTTCCGTTATGAGCAAGAACGCAAAACGGAAGAGGATGAATCGCTCTAG
- a CDS encoding urease accessory protein UreD, whose product MTDRYYSAPLRFSRSFRSPGDRDGLCIYTSDVSPGVLNGDHYHSNWHLGQDTHVMLSSTSATRLHPTPSLPSSIHHHFRLEQGAVLEYFPECVIPFKGSSSSLHAIFELEGNCILAYADVWSAGRIHRGEAFQFNRYRSLTEIWQGQQLAVWDRFGLEPTVNDPRQSAALLHYTHTAALWMIAPNLGVTQLELIRSALPPDGRMLAGASLLAAGGIGVRILGTAAWELQEQCLHIWNTIRPQLLGSGALTFRK is encoded by the coding sequence ATGACAGATCGATATTACAGTGCCCCTCTTCGATTCAGCCGTTCCTTTCGTTCACCCGGCGACAGAGATGGACTTTGCATTTATACCTCCGATGTCTCGCCAGGCGTCCTGAATGGAGATCATTATCATTCCAACTGGCATTTAGGCCAAGACACTCATGTGATGCTGAGTAGTACGTCAGCCACTCGTCTTCACCCAACACCATCTCTGCCCTCTTCAATCCACCATCACTTCCGGTTGGAGCAAGGAGCGGTGCTGGAGTATTTTCCCGAATGCGTTATCCCGTTCAAAGGTAGTTCTTCATCACTTCACGCCATCTTTGAATTAGAGGGAAATTGCATACTTGCCTATGCGGATGTATGGTCAGCTGGACGCATTCACCGGGGAGAGGCTTTTCAATTCAATAGGTATCGCAGTTTAACGGAAATTTGGCAGGGGCAACAACTTGCCGTCTGGGATCGATTCGGATTAGAACCAACAGTCAACGACCCTAGACAATCCGCTGCCTTACTTCACTACACTCATACCGCAGCATTGTGGATGATCGCCCCCAATCTCGGGGTAACACAGTTAGAGCTCATACGTTCAGCCCTCCCTCCAGATGGACGCATGCTGGCTGGAGCTAGTCTACTGGCCGCTGGTGGGATCGGCGTCCGTATACTCGGCACCGCAGCTTGGGAGCTCCAAGAACAATGCCTGCACATCTGGAATACAATCCGCCCCCAACTACTTGGTAGCGGAGCTTTAACCTTCCGTAAATGA
- the ureG gene encoding urease accessory protein UreG has product MCGGADHTHHPEWERKTFDRSRPMRIGIGGPVGSGKTALVEKLSKALRTRYSLAVITNDIYTKEDAEILLRQNALAPERIIGVETGGCPHTAIREDASMNFEAVDELIERFPDLQLIFIESGGDNLSAAFSPELADVFIYIIDVAQGEKLPRKGGPGITRSDLLLINKTDLAPYVGASLQVMQEDTERVREGRPYVMSNLMSGEGVSEIVHWLEHQYMDDDAAAHPHTHGHGSAHTH; this is encoded by the coding sequence ATGTGCGGAGGAGCAGATCATACACATCACCCAGAATGGGAACGCAAAACGTTTGACCGGAGTCGTCCGATGAGGATTGGAATTGGAGGTCCTGTAGGTTCAGGCAAAACCGCATTAGTAGAGAAGTTATCCAAGGCACTGCGTACCCGTTACAGTCTCGCAGTGATTACGAATGATATTTACACCAAAGAGGATGCCGAGATCCTATTACGCCAAAACGCACTCGCACCCGAACGTATTATCGGTGTCGAAACAGGCGGATGCCCTCACACCGCCATCCGCGAGGATGCTTCCATGAATTTTGAAGCTGTTGACGAACTCATTGAACGTTTCCCTGACCTGCAACTCATCTTTATCGAAAGCGGCGGGGACAATCTATCCGCGGCGTTCAGCCCTGAACTAGCAGATGTTTTCATCTACATTATCGACGTTGCTCAAGGGGAGAAATTACCTCGTAAAGGAGGTCCCGGAATTACACGTTCCGATCTACTACTCATCAACAAGACCGATCTAGCGCCTTATGTCGGCGCAAGCTTACAGGTCATGCAGGAAGATACTGAGCGAGTACGTGAAGGACGCCCTTATGTCATGTCCAATCTAATGAGTGGCGAAGGTGTCTCCGAGATCGTTCATTGGCTTGAACATCAATATATGGATGACGATGCCGCTGCGCATCCACATACACATGGCCATGGTTCCGCCCACACCCATTAA
- a CDS encoding urease accessory protein UreF, which produces MHSGTKLLRYVQLLDSALPIGGFSHSFGLEAYTHDGSVRTTSELETFIRSQLHASLVRLDGLAIKGVYEAIDEENAALLALYDKQVHAQRTPRELRESGHKMGKRLLKLAHSLYPQMDFSLIDTAIHEHGAFCGITTVQGYINHRLDIGLDEAVIGHLYTSVNAYVNSALRLLPIGQTEAQMLIQTLLDVIELEWNQVRGDDPDDMHSFGIAQEIYAMRHESLPARLFMS; this is translated from the coding sequence ATGCATAGTGGCACAAAGCTACTTCGATACGTTCAACTCTTAGACTCCGCTCTGCCCATCGGCGGATTCTCACATTCATTCGGCTTGGAGGCATACACCCATGATGGTAGCGTACGGACAACGAGCGAACTCGAAACATTCATCCGTAGCCAACTCCATGCTAGCCTTGTTCGCCTCGACGGGCTTGCGATCAAGGGTGTTTACGAGGCAATAGATGAGGAGAATGCCGCCCTTCTCGCCCTGTATGACAAGCAGGTTCATGCCCAACGCACACCACGCGAACTCAGGGAAAGCGGACATAAAATGGGTAAGCGACTACTGAAATTAGCACACTCACTCTATCCACAGATGGACTTTTCCCTTATCGACACCGCCATCCATGAGCATGGTGCCTTTTGCGGGATCACAACCGTTCAGGGTTACATTAATCACAGGTTGGATATCGGATTGGATGAAGCCGTCATCGGACATCTCTACACTTCCGTTAATGCCTATGTGAACAGTGCATTACGCCTTCTGCCCATCGGGCAGACCGAAGCTCAAATGCTCATCCAAACTCTATTAGACGTCATTGAACTTGAATGGAACCAAGTCCGCGGCGACGATCCAGATGACATGCATAGTTTTGGTATCGCGCAAGAAATCTACGCTATGAGGCATGAAAGTTTACCCGCACGTCTGTTTATGTCCTGA
- the ureC gene encoding urease subunit alpha — MKSMSREQYASMFGPTTGDAVRLADTELWAEIEHDYAIYGDESKFGGGKVIRDGMGQSAYALRSDGTPDTVITNAIIIDHWGIVKADIGIRDGLICAIGKSGNPDTMDGVDPSLIIGASTEIIAGEGMIVTAGGIDTHIHFICPQQIQTALSSGVTTMIGGGTGPATGTKATTCTPGAWHIHRMLESAEAFPMNIGFLGKGNSSTTAPLIEQIQAGVIGLKLHEDWGTTPSAIDACLTAADEHDVQVAIHTDTLNETGFLENTLTAINGRTIHTYHTEGAGGGHAPDIIRAAGESYVIPSSTNPTRPYTRNTVEEHLDMLMVCHHLDPSIPEDVAFADSRIRPETIAAEDILHDLGVFSIISSDSQAMGRVGEVIIRTWQTADKMKKQRGKLDINPSSPADNDRIKRYIAKYTINPAIAHGISHLVGSVEVGKLADLTLWNPAYFGVKPEMVIKGGMITFAQMGDPNASIPTPQPVFGRPMFGAYGSALPKGSITFVSQAAADAGIKEKLGLHKRVEPVKGCRTVNKKDMIHNDVTPTIEVDPETYEVRADGILLTCEPADELPMAQRYFMF; from the coding sequence ATGAAATCAATGAGCCGTGAGCAATATGCTTCCATGTTCGGGCCGACAACCGGCGATGCCGTCCGACTAGCAGATACAGAACTTTGGGCTGAGATCGAACACGATTATGCCATCTACGGAGACGAGAGCAAGTTCGGCGGCGGCAAAGTCATCCGCGACGGCATGGGTCAATCCGCATATGCCCTTCGTAGTGATGGCACCCCTGATACTGTAATCACCAACGCAATCATCATTGATCATTGGGGAATCGTCAAAGCCGATATCGGTATCCGCGATGGACTCATCTGCGCCATAGGAAAATCCGGCAATCCCGATACGATGGACGGCGTCGACCCCTCACTCATTATAGGCGCTTCCACGGAAATCATCGCTGGCGAAGGAATGATCGTAACTGCAGGCGGGATCGATACCCATATTCATTTTATCTGTCCACAACAGATTCAGACGGCATTATCTTCTGGTGTTACCACCATGATTGGCGGCGGCACAGGGCCTGCCACAGGAACAAAAGCAACAACTTGCACACCAGGAGCTTGGCACATCCATCGCATGCTGGAATCAGCAGAAGCCTTCCCTATGAATATTGGCTTTCTCGGCAAAGGAAATAGCTCCACTACAGCCCCTTTAATTGAACAGATTCAAGCAGGGGTAATTGGACTCAAGCTCCATGAAGATTGGGGTACAACCCCAAGTGCAATCGATGCCTGTCTGACTGCTGCTGACGAGCATGATGTGCAGGTAGCCATCCATACTGATACCTTGAACGAAACCGGATTCTTGGAGAACACACTCACAGCCATTAACGGTCGTACCATACACACCTACCACACAGAAGGCGCAGGCGGCGGCCACGCACCCGACATTATTCGAGCAGCCGGTGAATCCTATGTCATTCCTTCTTCCACTAACCCCACCAGACCTTACACACGAAATACAGTAGAAGAGCATTTGGATATGCTGATGGTCTGCCACCATTTAGACCCATCTATCCCTGAGGATGTTGCTTTTGCAGATTCTCGGATCCGACCCGAGACGATCGCCGCGGAAGATATTTTGCATGATCTTGGTGTATTCAGCATCATCAGTTCCGACTCCCAGGCTATGGGACGTGTTGGAGAAGTCATCATACGAACATGGCAAACGGCAGACAAAATGAAAAAGCAACGTGGCAAACTGGACATCAATCCAAGTTCACCAGCTGATAACGATCGCATCAAGCGGTATATCGCCAAATACACGATTAATCCAGCTATTGCTCACGGAATCAGCCATCTCGTCGGCTCCGTCGAAGTTGGTAAACTCGCCGATCTCACACTCTGGAATCCCGCCTATTTCGGCGTCAAACCCGAGATGGTAATCAAGGGAGGCATGATCACTTTTGCCCAGATGGGTGATCCCAACGCTTCAATCCCAACACCTCAACCCGTGTTTGGCAGACCCATGTTCGGCGCTTATGGCAGCGCATTGCCCAAAGGCTCCATCACTTTCGTTTCCCAAGCCGCGGCAGATGCCGGCATCAAAGAAAAACTCGGGCTTCACAAGCGTGTCGAGCCTGTGAAGGGCTGCCGCACAGTAAATAAGAAAGACATGATTCACAACGATGTGACCCCCACCATTGAGGTAGACCCCGAAACGTATGAGGTGCGCGCCGACGGCATACTCCTTACGTGTGAACCCGCAGATGAATTACCTATGGCTCAGCGTTATTTCATGTTTTGA
- a CDS encoding urease subunit beta, which yields MIPGEYRLKQDEIICHPNRPTARLLVLNRGDRPVQVGSHVHFYEVNAALEFDRITAYGHRLHIPAGTAVRFEPGEEKPIELTTFGGKRQIYGFNGLTEGAIDHPPDSQKLDTFLKTFAPLKQDGSDSP from the coding sequence ATGATTCCTGGTGAATATCGTTTGAAGCAGGACGAAATCATCTGTCACCCCAATCGCCCAACAGCGCGATTACTTGTTTTGAACCGCGGGGATCGTCCCGTACAAGTCGGTTCCCACGTGCATTTCTACGAGGTTAATGCTGCATTGGAATTCGATCGCATAACGGCTTATGGACATCGCCTGCATATCCCGGCAGGTACTGCTGTTCGGTTTGAGCCCGGTGAGGAGAAACCTATCGAACTTACGACATTTGGCGGCAAACGACAAATCTATGGTTTTAACGGTTTAACCGAAGGCGCCATAGATCACCCTCCCGATTCTCAGAAGCTAGACACGTTCCTGAAGACTTTTGCCCCACTGAAGCAGGATGGGAGTGATTCTCCATGA
- a CDS encoding urease subunit gamma — MHWTEQEKEKLLVTVAANLARERKGRGLKLNVPEAIALLTSELMERARDGMSVAELMRYGGTILKREDCMEGVPDMIPEVQVEATFPDGTKLVTVHEPIR, encoded by the coding sequence TTGCACTGGACTGAGCAGGAAAAGGAAAAACTCCTGGTTACCGTAGCCGCTAACCTCGCCCGGGAACGCAAAGGCCGAGGACTTAAGTTAAATGTTCCCGAAGCTATCGCCCTACTGACCTCTGAACTCATGGAGCGCGCGCGTGACGGAATGAGTGTTGCAGAATTGATGCGATACGGCGGTACCATTTTGAAACGTGAGGACTGCATGGAAGGTGTACCGGATATGATTCCCGAGGTACAGGTAGAAGCTACTTTTCCCGATGGTACAAAGCTCGTTACCGTACACGAGCCCATACGCTAA
- a CDS encoding urease accessory protein UreF, which translates to MNRGNKLLDYVKLLDSSIQVGGFTHSFGMDALIAEGSIRNVADLESFMRCQLHPSIVRLEGMAIKGIYSAADQKDTWRTALIDKLVHVQRTPPDLREHSSAMGKRLIKLAQALHPWIDFRKLEHTLSTYNSVGCLSTVHAWINHYLDIPVEEAVLGYLHSASNACITEASKAIPLDRQNIQELLVHLTTDLEHEWNTVSASVADEPAQATATSMKSLFPSFHMLGAGLHAFKA; encoded by the coding sequence GTGAACCGTGGGAATAAGCTGCTCGATTATGTCAAACTGCTTGATTCCTCTATTCAAGTCGGAGGGTTCACTCATTCATTCGGCATGGATGCACTTATAGCAGAAGGTTCAATCCGCAACGTAGCAGACCTGGAATCATTCATGCGTTGTCAATTACATCCGAGCATTGTGCGCCTGGAAGGAATGGCGATTAAGGGCATCTACAGTGCAGCGGATCAGAAGGACACATGGCGAACAGCTCTTATTGACAAACTAGTCCACGTTCAGCGAACCCCTCCAGATCTCAGGGAACACTCCTCTGCTATGGGCAAACGGTTAATCAAGCTCGCTCAAGCCCTCCATCCCTGGATCGACTTTAGAAAACTCGAGCACACCCTGTCCACCTATAATTCAGTTGGATGCCTATCCACTGTTCACGCCTGGATTAACCACTACCTCGATATCCCCGTCGAGGAGGCGGTTCTCGGTTATCTCCACTCAGCCTCAAACGCATGCATAACGGAAGCCTCGAAAGCCATCCCCCTTGATCGTCAAAACATACAGGAACTGCTGGTTCACCTAACCACAGACCTGGAGCATGAATGGAATACCGTCAGCGCCTCCGTTGCGGATGAACCAGCACAAGCAACAGCGACGTCTATGAAGTCACTATTCCCAAGCTTCCACATGCTTGGCGCAGGGTTACATGCATTCAAAGCATAG
- a CDS encoding glutathione peroxidase, giving the protein MTVYEYKVNTLRGQEQEMSQYRNKVLLIVNTASKCGLTPQFEGLQELYNKFKDRNFEVLGFPSNQFAQEKGSSDDIAEFCQMNYGVSFPMFEKIDVNGSNAHPLFQHLTKEAPGLLGSKAIKWNFTKFLVDQDGRVVKRYAPKTTPDQIEADIEKLLKK; this is encoded by the coding sequence ATGACCGTTTATGAATACAAAGTTAATACCCTTCGAGGCCAAGAACAAGAAATGTCTCAATACCGAAACAAAGTGCTGCTTATTGTGAATACAGCTAGTAAGTGTGGATTGACACCACAATTCGAAGGGCTGCAAGAGCTGTACAATAAATTCAAAGATCGCAATTTTGAAGTTCTCGGATTCCCGAGCAATCAGTTTGCACAGGAAAAAGGCTCATCCGATGATATTGCTGAGTTCTGTCAAATGAACTATGGTGTAAGCTTCCCGATGTTCGAGAAGATCGATGTCAACGGATCGAACGCTCACCCCCTGTTCCAGCATCTCACCAAAGAGGCTCCAGGCCTACTCGGCTCCAAAGCAATCAAATGGAATTTCACTAAATTCCTAGTGGATCAAGACGGACGTGTCGTAAAGCGTTACGCACCCAAAACAACTCCTGATCAGATCGAAGCTGACATCGAGAAATTACTAAAAAAATAA